The Raphanus sativus cultivar WK10039 chromosome 6, ASM80110v3, whole genome shotgun sequence sequence TTTGGACCACCAACTCTGATGCTGAAGCTGTTCTTGATGATTCGGATTCACCAGTATCTGTAGACACCTGTTTGGATCTGTTCACCAAGCCTGAGATTTTGTCAGAAGACAATGCTTGGCACTGTGAGAACTGTTCGAGAAACCTAAAACTCCAACGgttgagagaaaagagagaaagatttGGCTATGGATGGGTGTATGATAATGGTTTTGATGAGTGTGGAGATAATCTATTCAACCAATCCTTTATAGATTTCAGTAACTGGGATACCATGTGGGATGATAAGTCAGAGGAAGTGATTGTAAGAAGCGCTGCAACTAAAAGAGTACTTGTAAACAAGGCACCACCTGTCTTGACCATTCATCTCAAAAGGTTTAGCCAAGACGCCCAAGGCAGGCTAAGCAAGTTACGTGGCCATGTTGCTTTCAATGAGTATATCGATCTTGGCCTATATATGGATATGGACTACTCTAGGTAAATGCATGCATGCCCACATATCTTTCTTCTCTAGGGACTTCAATAAGAAAGCAGTCACTTCCTCCTAATTTTCTCTTCTCATTTGTAGGTTGACCGAAGAAGACCAGCCGGTTTACATGCTGTCCGGGTTAGTGGAGCATTCAGGGACAATGAGGAGAGGTCACTATGTTGCTTACATTAGAGGAGACGATAAGGAGAGGAGAGACTCATCCGTATGGTATCGTGCAAGCGACTCTTTTGTAAGAGAGGTTTCTTTTGAAGAAGTTCTTAGTTGTGAGGCGTATATCTTATTCTACCAACGTATCTGAGAACTCAGCAGCAGCAGGCCAAGTATCTTTTGATGTTCTTCGTTCACAGTTTGTGCTGGTgaatagaagaagaaatagaacAGAGATTATCagtttttgtttctattttcttgAACCTATCACTGAGATTCTTTTAATATGTAATTGAGTTATTAACTTAAACTATAAACTTGGCCTTGATTATAGACTTCGTTATTTTATGGGTATATATCGCATCTGGTGTATATTGGTACACCAGAAACATATTGATTTGGTCCATCGAACTAGTCTCAGCAGGTTACTTGAACGCCAAGCTATAGTGATTAAGAGAGAAGACTTGCTATACTGCACAGGTTGTTGTATAAAACCGGGCCACATTGGTCTAACGTGTAGTTGAAGACTATGTTTGATCTCTCACAGGCATCAACCTAATTCAGGTTAAAATGAAATTGGTAATAAACGAATAGGCTTGACATCAAAAGACTGAATGGTCCATCCAAAACCGCGAAATAATGTTTTTCCGTCCAAACTCTGAAATCGTGTTGTCCTTCCAAAACTATCCGCAACAAAAACTTTGGCAGTCTCTCTTTCCTTGTACAATCACGATCaattgacatgtattgaataaaatgatatttggaaaaagaaaaacagtagACTACATCTCTCCCCACCGAAACAAGGTTAGTtattaattaaagaaaattGCCTCAACTTGGAAGTTGATTCCAGTGGAACGGCCGACTTATGCTTGCGCGTCAAGCGTTTGGTTCTCTAATGCAGCACAAAAGGTTTGCGTTTATCAGCTGGCTTGCAGTTCTTAATAAACTTTCAACAATGGACCGGGTTGTGAGTTGGAACAGAGGCGCCAACACATTTTGTGTCTTCTGCCAACATCCATGTTGGATAAGCTTGAAAGATAGCTTAGGAaacaagttattcataaaagtaaatttgaataactaaaaaggaaaaactagatttagatttatgttaagtttctaGATCACATTGTAATAGGTTAAACTAAGAccctatatatagagatctaTAATGTAAGATGATCTCAAGAAGTTAAGAGTTTAATAAAACGAAGAAACTGTTTTATTAACAAGCTTTGCACATTCACACAATCGATCCTTAGGCGACTTTAATCCCATGGAAACTCGAAATCATCTATTTTTAGAGTGTTCTTAAACCTCACCGATTTGGAAGAAGTTAACTCATGGTCTCCTGCAGCAACGACATACACATTATTGGTCTTCAATCATCACAGACTAAACTATACAGAAATGCCCTTAGAACTCAAGGCTAGTGACAACGTCAGGTTGTTTATTCTTTTAGTTAACTAAGAGTTAGTGTTAGTCCCCACTTTAAAACTTTTAAGGTATGTTTAGACTATTTTCAGTTATCCTTCCTCTTCTACCATTATCCGACACACAAGGAAACTATAGAAATAGGCCATCTTCAAAGAATAGGAATACAAGCTCTTCAAATTAACGTATGATTTTGTGGGATTCTCTTGCATTTCCCCTGCCACTCGTATGTTTCATGTTGTTGGTATATAATTAACAGCAtgcttgctttttttttgtcatgctTCCATTTGTCTCTCTCCACTTTTCTCTTTAGGTTTAGGAACATAACCACaggaaaattaaattataaatgatcCTATAACGGTTTCTTAGCTTATATGACCGATCAATATAATCTGGAGAAAACACACAGGCTTGTATGAAACAATGCCTTTTGACATATTGACAATCCAAGAAACACTCCATGAGCCACTACATTCCACTTCAACACTTATTCTTTTTGATTATGTTTGTGATTGGCTAATGTCCAAGAAACATTTCCTTCAAAGTCCCAAGCCTTTAAACCTCTACTCGTTCCTTCATTGCTCTCCAAATGGTGGCAGAAGAAGAGCTAATCTTGCCTTGTACCTCCCAATCCTCTTCAACCGTTCTTCTCTTAGcctgaaaacaaaaagaaacaaacccaCAATTTTGTTAAGCAAAGAAAAAATGGTAATCACCAAGAAAACAACTTTGATTTGACAAAAACGCGTGTGTGACTCACCGAGCTCGGACTTTCTTAGCGCGGTCCACATGTCTTTTCAAAAGATCAGAATCAGACAACTGTTTCACAGAGTCCTCGTCCTGAAGCTCATCAAAGAGTAGATATTAGATCATCAAAACTCAGCATTACTATTCACCATTAGCATTCTAGAAAGGaataagagaagaagaaacacgaGAACCTCTTTGTCTTGTACACGATTTGGTTCATCTTTTGGCAAACTTGTCTCCACCACATCCGATGCAAGCAAAGGCTTTGGCAAACATGTCATTGTATTTGCATCGCTTTGCTGCTTCTGTAAGCAAACACATTATGAAATAAACACAACTCACCAACTctaaattaaattacaaaagaaaaaaaagcaaaaacagaAAGTGAGGCGAACCTGAACACCACCCTCATGAGCACCATTTCTCAACCACGACCTACAAAGTGAATACAGAGAAGCTTTCTCTGTAAATctaacctgcaaaaaaaaaaacccattgAAAATTCCTAATGGACAGAGCCAGCAGTAACGCAAAAGACAATGAACAAAAAGTCTCACCTTTCGTTTTCTTATAAGGACCAGGACGTCGTTTCTGCTTCTAAACAGGATGGGAAAAGAAACATGAACAAGTTtgtaaagaagaagaatctcttACACAAAATTGCATAAAGGGAAGAAGAGAGTAGTAGTTACCTAGCGTCTTTACGCCTCCCACCATTGTCTAGAATTGAAGTAGGAGGAGGATGAGCAAcctaatcatcatcatcacaaagTTTAAACCTTTATAGATGAGCAATTCAAAAAATGTGAAAGCACAGGTGCCATAGTAAGTAACTACGATCTAAACCAACACCACAAAGCAAAAACACACTCTAAAAGCTTCGAACATATATGAAACAGAGAAAGCAGAGCAAAGTGATAATGATAAGCCAATCTCTTACAACACATGAATAATCTAAATGttacagaagaagaagctaaacCCGAGGTTGCAAAAAGTAAGGAACACCATTCATGAGACCCGACCCGAGATGAGAAGCTGGTTGGATCTGAGCTCTCACGAACTGACGACTCATTGGATCCAAACCCTGTCCGTTTCGATACCCGCAAGGACCACCACCAGCTCGATCCGCGACGGTGCTCGGACTCTGTCTTCCGGGTCGGGTCGGTAACCCTCGGCCCGGGAAAGGAAGAGCTGAAGGGTGGTGGTCTTGGAGAGGCTGATGAGGCGAGCCGGCGACGGGATTCGATCTCCTGACAGGGAAGGGATTCGGGTGGATGCTCTGTTGAGGAGGTATACGATGGAGCGGAGCTATGGCTCTGTACGACGGCTGTGAAGACGGAGTTTTGACTGTGTTGGATTGTGTCATCGGAGTTTCCGATGCGGCGGGGAGAGAGACGGAGGGGGAGGGGGAGGGGGAGGGAGTGGACATTAGATGGATTCGATTTTTGGTTTCGTCGCGGAAACTgtgggagaagagaagagaagagattcAAAGTTggtacctttttttttctttctttacagATTTAAAACTCCGAAAGACGCCAAGAGCGGTTTTGTTCTCgagttcaatttttttagttagtggttcgattttttttggttcgatCCGGTTCAGTGATCATTCtcacttgttttgttttgatgatCTTTTCTAGTTTTGCCTTAATTTTGTTTCGGTTTAGGAAAACTGGTTCCAATTGAAAATTAGATTATTAAGTAAATTTGGTATGGTTTTAAGTTGatagattttggttttgatttagAAAGTTCTAAGggttgttcgtttggttgccgcagcTATCTGCGTCGGCGTCGGCGACAATCTTTTTCGTAACTCTTGTTTGTTTGATTGACGTCGATACCTGCGTCTAGACGCTGCATCTGgcgttaatttttttttttgacgctGATAAAAGCAGCGACTGCGTCTATTTTTATGTGTCTATTTACTTATTTACGTTTTTGCCCTTTCCAAACCTGATTGACGCAGCCGCTCTCTCCTCCTCCCCATTGACGGGCTCTCTCGATCTCGaactctctccatctctctcgatctcaagctctctccatctctctccatCGATCTCAGCCTCTCTCTATCATGAGCTCTCCGCACAAACCCATCTCAAGCTCTATCTCTCgatctctctctcgatctccaACGCATCTCTCTGTTTTCCGACAAACCCATCTCGAGTTCTCTCTCTTTGAGGTAATAGTCACATTCTCTGTTTGATACTGATAGTGATGGTCTATGTTCTAAAGAATTGCTGGTATGTTGCAGATTCTTCAAGTGTGAGATGAGTTGATGGTGCAATGCGAGGAGTGTTCTGAGTGGtaagtgtttttgatttttgatttcgTGATGTGATCGTGATTTTGTGTTGCTGCATTTTGGTTTGAATGTGTTTAAGCCTTTGTTTACAAATTACTTAGAGGAAGCTTTACTGTTAGGGTTGGCTAGTGATAGAGTAAAGGTGTAAACTTGTTGATTATTTGAGACGTGTTCTTGTTGTGAGGATATTTTCAGGAgagtggatgatgatgatgcagagAACATCCTTACACCTCTAAAGCTGAGGAATGTAAAGAACAGAGGACATGAGCGGTTACTGCAGCAAATCAGAACAAACCCACCATCTCCTCAGTGCTTCTCTGAGAACCGGACAGCTTCTTTGAAGGCCTTGGCGACCGAACCTACGGTATTGATACTCATATTCCTCTTCATTTTCCTGCTAGAGACATTCTTGAGCAAAAGTATGGTTTTATTGTGTGTACGTCAGGTTGAAGAAGTGGTGAAGAGAAAGGAGGAAGGAGAGCAGGTCAGAGACagtaacaacaacaaagaagggAGGGGCTTGGACGTTCTATGGTTCTTAAAGCCTTGCTCTATGGCCAACTAAATTCTTTTAccaaatacttttttttatatctgATACATTCTTTTGTTGAAgttcatttttattaaactgTAACTGATGATCTTGCTCAGATTCATCATGTAACTCTCAGCAATTTGTATCATCAATCTCACCTTTacatacaataaataaaatttgtttaaataaaatatcagaaatgatttgttttttctttgcttataaCATTGATTGCCATTTAAATGTGATATTTATTTAAGACTTGATGTATATTATCTTTTATCAACCAATTTGATGTATTATTTAGCTTTTGTTTCCTGAtaaatattttgagtttttttttaatttagcttatgatttatgaaaaaatattgttacatttatatttgaccaaaatttttattaccaagtaaacataatatttttatggatgcaaatatatttaaactatattttatttatttaaaatgcaattttacaaaaaaaaaataaataaaatatgaataaataaaaatgatcgCAGCGTCTGTCAAACGAACAACGATCTGCGTCGGCGGCAGAGTCAGTGTCGGGGTCTGCGTTTACGAAACGAACAACAACACAATTTCATTGACGCAGACGCAGTCGCTGCCGCCGACGCTGCCGCTGATGCCGAAAgctgcggcaaccaaacgaacataACTCTAATATAGCGCAACAAGACTAGTTTCAAAGCATGAGATTGCCAACGCGGAAATTCATCATATGATAATTACAAAGCCGAGATCTTCGCCACTGCTCAGATATATGTGACTTAATTTATGTAGCAAGATGATCTAGTCCGGAATGTGTTTATATCCAAGGCCCATCCATTATCACCGAATCACAATCGCTCGGAATTTTTAATATGTAGTTATcttggaaaaaaagaagaagaaaaacctcTATAGAAGATTGgaataataaaatgttaaagCTTTGAGCAAGGtattagaataatattttaaaagccATTAAATGCATTTCGTGTTATTTATTGGACAATGACATGATTTGAACAATTCATAAATTTAATTCATAGTAAGCAAACTATAAGTTCCAAAGATGTCCCACAAAATATGAGTGTAACACAAGTAAAGCCATGAATTCCCTTTAACTTAATACAACACTTTTTGACAGCACCTAATACAACACTTGAACTGCCCTTCTGTCAGAATACACTTGAAGCCACCTTTCTATAAATAGAAGACGGCTTGGGAAGTAGAAGAACCATAACATTCACAAGAAACCCACTCATATAATATAATGGCGACCCCTACTCTAACTTTATTCCTAGTGGTTTTAGCCCTGACGAGTACCCTTAGCTTCAACGCTGAAGCTAGGCCTCAACCAAGCGAT is a genomic window containing:
- the LOC108811670 gene encoding uncharacterized protein LOC108811670 isoform X2 — encoded protein: MSTPSPSPSPSVSLPAASETPMTQSNTVKTPSSQPSYRAIAPLHRIPPQQSIHPNPFPVRRSNPVAGSPHQPLQDHHPSALPFPGRGLPTRPGRQSPSTVADRAGGGPCGYRNGQGLDPMSRQFVRAQIQPASHLGSGLMNGVPYFLQPRVAHPPPTSILDNGGRRKDARNDVLVLIRKRKVRFTEKASLYSLCRSWLRNGAHEGGVQKQQSDANTMTCLPKPLLASDVVETSLPKDEPNRVQDKEDEDSVKQLSDSDLLKRHVDRAKKVRARLREERLKRIGRYKARLALLLPPFGEQ
- the LOC108811671 gene encoding uncharacterized protein LOC108811671 — translated: MVQCEECSEWRVDDDDAENILTPLKLRNVKNRGHERLLQQIRTNPPSPQCFSENRTASLKALATEPTVEEVVKRKEEGEQVRDSNNNKEGRGLDVLWFLKPCSMAN
- the LOC108811670 gene encoding uncharacterized protein LOC108811670 isoform X1: MSTPSPSPSPSVSLPAASETPMTQSNTVKTPSSQPSYRAIAPLHRIPPQQSIHPNPFPVRRSNPVAGSPHQPLQDHHPSALPFPGRGLPTRPGRQSPSTVADRAGGGPCGYRNGQGLDPMSRQFVRAQIQPASHLGSGLMNGVPYFLQPRVAHPPPTSILDNGGRRKDARSRNDVLVLIRKRKVRFTEKASLYSLCRSWLRNGAHEGGVQKQQSDANTMTCLPKPLLASDVVETSLPKDEPNRVQDKEDEDSVKQLSDSDLLKRHVDRAKKVRARLREERLKRIGRYKARLALLLPPFGEQ